In Citrus sinensis cultivar Valencia sweet orange chromosome 2, DVS_A1.0, whole genome shotgun sequence, a single genomic region encodes these proteins:
- the LOC102618393 gene encoding ACT domain-containing protein ACR6, producing MDDEYAKLIRRMNPPRVVIDNNTCADATVIKVDSVNKHGILLQVIQVLNDVNLVIKKAYISSDGGWFMDVFNVIDCDGKKIRDKEVIDYIQQRLETDASFAPSLRSSVGVMPTEEHTSIEFTGTDRPGLFSEVCAVLADLHCNVVNAEIWTHNDRAAAVVHVTDHSTGCAIKDPKRLSTIKELLFNVLRGYDDFRKAKTSLSPPGIMNRERRLHQIMFDDRDYERVEKAVGRVEDKSSRPQVTVLNIEKDYTVITMRSKDRPKLLFDIVCTLTDMQYVVFHGMVNTGRTEAYQEFYIRHVDGLPISSEAERERVIQCLEAAIERRASEGLELELCTEDRVGLLSDITRIFRENSLSIKRAEISTIGGKVKDTFYVTDVTGNPVDPKIIDSIRRQIGHTKLQVKHNTILAPKPPKETTTGFFLGNFFKARTFQTFKLIRSYS from the exons ATGGATGATGAGTATGCTAAGCTGATCAGGAGAATGAATCCACCCAG AGTGGTAATTGACAACAATACATGTGCGGATGCCACCGTTATAAAG GTAGACAGTGTCAACAAGCATGGAATTCTCCTGCAAGTTATTCAAGTGCTTAACGATGTGAACcttgtaattaaaaaagcCTACATATCATCTGATGGGGGATGGTTTATGGATG TGTTTAATGTGATTGATtgtgatggaaaaaaaatcagagaTAAGGAAGTCATCGATTATATTCAACAG aggcttgaaactgatgccAGCTTTGCACCCTCATTAAGAAGCTCTGTTGGGGTGATGCCTACTGAAGAGCATACCTCAATTGAATTCACCGGCACTGACAGACCTGGTTTATTTTCAGAAGTATGTGCAGTTCTTGCAGATCTTCACTGTAACGTGGTAAATGCTGAGATATGGACACACAATGATAGAGCTGCTGCTGTAGTTCATGTCACAGACCATTCCACTGGGTGTGCAATCAAAGACCCAAAACGTCTCTCAACAATAAAGGAATTGCTATTTAATGTCCTCAGAGGATATGATGACTTCAGAAAAGCGAAGACATCACTTTCACCTCCTGGTATTATGAATAGGGAGAGAAGGTTGCATCAGATTATGTTTGATGATAGGGACTATGAAAGGGTTGAGAAAGCAGTCGGGAGAGTTGAGGATAAAAGTTCAAGACCCCAAGTTACTGTCTTAAATATTGAGAAAGATTACACTGTCATTACTATGAGATCAAAAGATAGGCCAAAACTGTTGTTTGACATTGTTTGCACTCTAACAGACATGCAGTATGTTGTGTTTCATGGAATGGTCAACACAGGAAGGACGGAAGCTTATCAG GAATTTTATATTCGACATGTTGATGGGCTCCCCATAAGCTCAGAAGCAGAGCGAGAGCGTGTTATACAGTGTCTTGAAGCAGCCATTGAGCGGCGAGCTTCTGAG GGATTAGAGCTAGAATTGTGCACCGAAGACCGTGTTGGACTCCTTTCAGACATTACCAGGATATTCCGTGAAAACAGCTTGAGTATTAAAAGAGCTGAAATTTCGACAATTGGTGGAAAGGTCAAAGACACTTTCTATGTCACAGATGTGACGGGAAACCCTGTTGATCCCAAGATTATTGATTCCATACGCCGGCAAATTGGACATACCAAACTGCAGGTAAAACACAACACAATTCTTGCACCAAAGCCGCCTAAAGAGACAACAACAGGATTTTTCCTGGGGAACTTCTTTAAGGCTCGAACTTTCCAGACTTTCAAGTTGATTAGATCTTATTCGTAA